A window of Equus caballus isolate H_3958 breed thoroughbred chromosome 21, TB-T2T, whole genome shotgun sequence genomic DNA:
AAATTGCCCACAAAGTCAGACagttaaaatgtcatttatttccactcaattttgcagtcaacctaaaactgctctaaaaaataaagttaaaaaattgctctaaaaaattaagtttattaattaataaaaaagatagggccaaagaaaaagtcatttctaattttcttagtTTCTGAAGAGTATTTAGTTTATCACTgcttaaggatttttttccctaatacgAATGTGAACAATTGTTCAAGACTTAATCTTAGTAGCCCTTACGAGCAGAtgcatcctctcctctctgtgGAGATTTGGGGCTGATCTTCCCAGAGTTTATGTAGAACTTCCTAGAGATCTAGTttaatatggtagccaccagccacactgGCAATGGAGCATCTGAAATGTGGCTAGCCGGATCTGAAATGTACTGTTAGTACACATACAATTCCGTGGACTAAGTACgataaaaagaatgtaaaatatatcatgaataatttttatattgacaatatattaaaataatattctggATATATTAGGTTCAATGAAacatactattaaaattaatttcaccacaactagaaggacctgcaagtaagatatacaactgtgtacagggaggggctggggagataaagcagaaaaaaaaaaaaaaaaaagattggcaacagttgctagcccacgtgccaatctttaaaaaaaattaatttcacctgtttctttttactttttaaaatgtggctccTAGCAAATATAAACTTACACATGTAGCACACATTATATTCCTAATGGAGGGTGCTGGTCccaaggagagaagagagtttgcagatatgaaatatttatattcttctttGGAAAGTCTGGTAAGGCAAAGTTCCAGGGAACTTGACACGCCAATGCAGGTATTGTTCTGACAGGTAGACAGTATTTAGGAAATTATCTTTGTCATTTCCAGGTTAAAACTCGAAGTTAAGAATTTCcattgaggggccggctccgtgggcGAGTGGTTAGGTTCTCGCACTCCggtacggcggcccagggttcggatccttggAGGGACAcgacaccgctcgtcaggccacaactagaaggacctgcaactaagatatacaactatgtacagggagggtttgggggataaagcagaaaaaaaaaaaaaaagaatttccattGAGCTCTAAGCTGAAGAACCAGCTGTGGATGTACCTGACAAGGAAGCAATGAGAGGAACCGAAGTATGAGTCAAGGCTGCGGGAAGATGTGTGAACTAAAGTTGAAACATTCTATattccattttgaatttttttctcctgaagctAGAAACACATAGGAGTCcacatttaaacaaaataacGTGGACTTTGCTGATGCTAGAAGTAACAGTCAGCTGAGACCTAACAGAGAGCTGATGGAAAACAGGCAAGAAATGGCACCTGGGGCTCGGTGGAGGAAAGCTCTGATTTCCGTTCTCCTGGAGCCGGCTTTCGAGCGGGCTGCGGGGTAAGTGGCCCGGGGCGCGCGGACCCGGGGAGGCGCTCGAGCGGTAGGAGCAGGAGGGACCGGGTCCAGGCGGAGCATTGCTCGTTGCCATGGCAACCGCGTGAGCAGCAAACAGCCGGAGGTGCCGGGCGGCTGGCGGCCCGAGCGGACGCCGGGGAGCAGCTGCAGAAGAAgacggcagcggcggcggcggggccgagCACCCGACGACTGGCCACCCGGCCACGTCGCTGCGTGTCCCCGCAGAGCGCAGCGCCATGGACAAGCTGGTACCGTGCTTGCTGGGGGCGCGCTGCTCCTGCGTCCTGCCCGTCCCGCTGCGGCGCATGCGCAGCCGCTGGGTGCCCGGAGCTCTGGGTTCCATGGGGTCCACGCAGGGGCGGGTCTCCCTTCTGTTTAGGGCTTGAACTTCAGAGAGTGGGTCCTGAAAGCGCTGTCGTGAGCTTGTAGGGCTAGAGATGCTGGTTTTGAGATCTGCAGGTTTTTCTCAGGAAGTGCTGGTCAATCATGTGCACCGACCAAGGCACCCATAAAATGTAAAAGCAATAGGTTCAGGGACTACCTCTCCCCTTTGTCTTCAAGTTGCtattctccctcttcctcttacTGCGCAAAGGCCCCTGGTGGTTAGCGACGTGGACCCAAGCAACCCATTGTCCCATTGAGAGCATCAAAGATATCCAGGTGTGGCGCAGGCTGCTTTTCTATGAAGTTGTTGGCTGTTACTAGCTCTCATTGGCTCTTGGGCTTGGACAAAAGCAAATGTTTAGTTCccttggagagagggagagggatggTGTGCCGAGAATGCGCCACCGGGTAGTTTCGTTCTGTCTTTTATACTTGCGTCGGTGCACAGTAGTGAGAAACGGCTGGAGGCGAGCTCTGTGCATTTAAATCAGCTTTCGCTTCATttggtctctctctcttaaaTGAATACTGTGGAATGAAAGAAAATCCAGGTACTTGTTTTTGCATTTATCTTCAAGGGAgattatagtttttcattttgctaCACTATCTATAGCTCCATAACTCCAGAAACCTATTATTCTAAGAATAAAATATGCACCCTGTCATTACGTTTAATAAACGTAAATTCATACTTATTTAATTAAGAGCAATGCATATAGTTTATGTGAATAATACTTAAAGGTTTTCCTCCTCTCTATAGAGGTTTACCTTGCTCAAAATTTGCTGTTTTATTCTTGAGAGCATCTCCTTATGGAGGATATATTAATGTtcttattttcatataatttagATGTCATAAGTACTTGGAATATCCAATATATCTATTTTGTGTTTCATTAAGACAAATACTCATTagttctttttagtctttttggTGACTCCTCTCCCTATATTCTGTCAAAGAAAAAAGTGACCCTGAAATGACAGATGGTATTTCTACTGCTAATACCTGTAAACCAATGACTTTTTTGTATGTCCTAAGTATAAATCCATGTATTATATAATCTTACCTAAGTTTATCAAGTTTTATGCTATAggtgatgtggggtcggtgagctgaggagtcgaagaaagatttcttggactctcaaggtctggcagtggtgctcttttatttagagaatagtacagaatagcatggggacaggacccatgggcattcagagctcctgctgctgcatggggacaggacccatgggcggtgaagagctgttgctgctgcttcatggggacaggacccatgggcagtcagaactcctgctgctgccctgagttgagggttagggctaattttataaggcatgggtacgtgacttatttttactggaaaaagaaaagatgatgtaaaaagtcattaaatgatttcagtgcagatggggtctggttattgtgcagtcatataacttttagatacgaatctggccatatagatcggcatgtaggtgaggatgccctgggcttctctccctggggcagccctaattcacaccataaaaaaaatccaccgggtcatatagtttggcatgtagaccaggacaccttgggcttctctagctggggcagccttaatccacatcataggGATGTAAAACACGGCTATTAGCCTTATACGGTGTTCTTGAATTGATTATGCTTGCTGTAAGATTTCAGTGCTGTGTCCTTTTGCTCTACTTTTCCCTTGGTCTGTTCAAGTTTGCATAAAAACTATCTCATATCTCTTGTTTAACTTCTGTAGTAATCTAGGAAATTAAATTGATATATCTCTTTTTATCTACTAAAATTGCaaagaccaagaaaaaaattattgaagaatgtttaataacatggaaaaatgttcacAATTAATACGTGAAAAAAGTAGGTCACTGAAGCAATATTGTtccagttttataaaaataaaaaaggtatgtaaatatgtatggaaaacagaataaaaggacACACTGAAATATTGGTGGTGATTATCTCTGGCTGGTGGCATTaaagaggattttatttttctttatttaaaaaatttccataatgaatatacatatgataaaaatatatttaaatataaattatcatatttaaatacctaaaagtatatatttacataaaagtacaaatatatttatcaacaatgataaatatttatataaatatatacattttgtaGTTTAAACAATTATAAAGAATAATGCCCCCTAAATGTTTACAGAACTTTCTTCTCCCAAGACAAACTTAAGTCCTTTGGTAAAGATTTTCTGTGCACACTGGCAACATCCTTTGTGAGGATTGTTTTGCACCTCATGCTCTCTCCCCCAGCTGAGTGAGCAGCCCCTATTTTACATAAATTGGAAACAGAAGGAAGATGGTAAATGAGCATGCCCAGATCAATGTGAAGAGCAGCAAGAATGAAACAAATGTATGGCTCAGTACTGTTTCTTATGCAACATCATTTTCCTGACCCCCATCAGTGGCAGTTTGTTGTCCCTAATCCGAGGTTGGTGTGGAAAGGATTTTAGTAGCTATAATAATTTATCATCAGTGCTGTAAATATGGATTTCAGTGTTACAGTATTtaggaaaaatagaaacagaCTGAGGCACATAAATTGTTACAGCTGTGAAATGTGAAGTCTGCAGGACTTTAAATTGCCCTGAGGaaggtggcgggggtgggggtgggtggaggggtgttctgtttttctctcagGTCCAGGTTGTCTGAGGCTAGTATCAGCATTTGAAAAAGGCTGCTGAGTATAGGTATTTCGAGGAATTGGCTCCCCTGTGTAAGAAATGTTAGGAGGAAGTTTACCTGCtacattttctcctttagtcATGCTAAGTTCTTTCCTGGCATTGAGCACGGTGGCTGTTTATTTATACCTCTCTCCTGTTTGCTTTTGGCTTTACTTTTTGAGGCCTTAATTATAACAGCCAGCAGAGAGTAAATttgcctttcctctgccttttagTTCTATTTAGGCCCTCAAAAGATTGGAGTGTCCACTCACATTGGTTTTTAAGGGGGAAAAGGTAATAGATAATGACTCATTAGTAGACTTCAGCTCAAACTGCTGCTGTTCAAGGTTAAagactcattgggccatgctgaccCTACATTGCTTGGATTTCAGAACAGATCTGTGGTTTGGCACTCAtgactttttccttctccccttcccttctctgctttagGCATCAAAAGCCTTTCACTAGCTTGCCCACCACTCATGGCAGAAAGGTGGCTGTTACCTTTCAGATAAAGCACAGCTGGGACCAGACTTTTGACCTAGATTTGTGGTCCCTATATCACAGTAAAAGATATTTACACAGGCACTAAGCAGTAATATTAGAAGCATTTCCTTTCAAATAAAAGAGGAATCTCCAGAACATTGGAGACTGCTGGTTATTGTTGCTGCATGTCAGATcacccccaaacttagtggcttaaaatagcaaCAACCATTGTATTATCTCTTCCAATTTCTGCAGGTCAGGAAGCCAGGAGTGGAGTCACTGGCTGGTTCTGGCTTGAGGGTgtagggaggaagaaatattgctctactcttctaggttcttctggctagtctaagaattaaagtGACATGAGACAGTAACCAGAGAAAATcgaacaaatttaataacatgtttacatgggagaaacctagggaaactgagtaacttgccaaaatagccaaagccaccaccttaaataccatcttcagctaaagacaaaggaggatgttgggggtagtggtttgggacttcaaagaggagggaggcaattcacatggagatggaaaagcaaatgtttggtaaacgaTGTTTGTCATGCCTTGCACAGGCAATGAGACatagagaggactttgatcaaatgggccttgctaggttcctctcTGTCTACCACACCTTGTTCAtcttatactatagttatctatggtgatagcttcttcctggaacaAGCCTATTGTCTTAAGttattttaggcagttaaggggaagatcaaagtttcttgctaagtcttttgttcttaagaaTATTCaaaccaaagagacatatttggGGTAGCAAACTGTGCTCTCCTACATTCCCACCTTTGAAACGTCAAgaagtttcacagtccagaagctgagttggtagattgttccatctcattgaaccagtctcttagtcCTGTCAATAGGTCAGTCCAGTTAAATTAATTTTAGGAAGCAGCAGTGCAGGTGAGCTCCCCAAGTTAGGCCTATATTGCAtaagcaagcaatcaggtatttaataagaggcattctatggaaacaaaaagaaaaagttaatggttggagcaaattataaaccagtttctgagcccaggggacAGCCAGTCAGGAAGATTTCTGGATGTCagggttgaagcatcttttgtagtttgaaatgtctctgatgatatCATTG
This region includes:
- the LOC138919749 gene encoding zyxin-like, with amino-acid sequence MEPRAPGTQRLRMRRSGTGRTQEQRAPSKHGTSLSMALRSAGTRSDVAGWPVVGCSAPPPPLPSSSAAAPRRPLGPPAARHLRLFAAHAVAMATSNAPPGPGPSCSYRSSASPGPRAPGHLPRSPLESRLQENGNQSFPPPSPSCRSF